The segment AGAAGATACTATAAAACGTACGTGATCCCAAGAGTATAATAAACAGAATAGATAACAGCAACAGGCTATACATGTACCTCACCACGAGGCACCTTAACATTCCTTAGTATCTCCTCTATAACCCCTTTAGCGCCAATTCTATCAAACTTTACTGTTTTAGTAAGGACCCTGTGTGGCAGCACATACAGGGACATTTTCTTTACATCGTCAGGTATAACATAATCACGCCCCTTTATATATGCATAGGCCCGGCTTGCCTTTGCAAGTTGCAGGGCTCCTCTCGGGCTCACCCCAAGGCTTATAAAATCATTTTTTCTCGTGCCATCTACAATATCCAGTATATACTCCTCAACTTCATCAGACATATAAACCGTCTTGGATTCAATTATCATATTTTCAAGGTCTTCTGAAGATAAAACCGGTTCTATCTCATCCAGCGGGTCTCTAACCATATATTCCTCTATAATCTCTCTTTCCTCTGACCTCTGAGGATAACCCATGGATATCTTCATCATAAACCTGTCCATCTGTGACTCAGGTAGGGTATACGTACCCTCAAATTCAATAGGATTTTGTGTCGCAAGCACCATAAATGGGTATGGCACCCTATATAGTGTCCCATCCACGGTTACCTGTTTCTCCTCCATAACCTCCAGAAGGCTGGATTGTGTCTTTGGAGTGGCGCGGTTTATTTCATCTGCAAGCAGTATGTTCGTAAAAACCGGCCCTTTAATAAACCTGAACTCCCTGGTGGCCTGATTATATATGTTCAAGCCCGTTATATCTGTTGGCAGCACATCCGGTGTAAACTGCAACCTGTTAAAGCTTAAACCCAAAGACTTGGAGATGGCCTTTACCATGGTTGTCTTTCCAACCCCCGGTATATCTTCAATGAGGATATGGCCCTCACCTATCAAGCATGTTAGAATCAACTCTACCACATTTCTCTTGCCCTTTATAGCTTTGCCCACACTCTTAATTACTTCCTCTATTTTTTCTTTCAAGCGGCTCACCCCGGTATATTTAATATTGTTAGTCTTCACGTAAAATTATATTTATCTTGTAGCCACAGTTCTTGCAGACTCCCTTTTCAAATCCAACCACCCTTGTCCTGTATCCCCTCTCAACTATAATGGAACGGCATACCGGACAGTAAGTATTCTGATCTGATCCAAATACATTACCTACATAGACATAGTTTAAATACCTGCTTGCTATCTTTTTTGCCTCCATTATAGTTTCTACTGGTGTTGGAGGTTTTTCCATCCTGTACTGTGGAAAATATCTAGAAAAATGCAGAGGCATGTCTTTACTTATGGATGAAAGCCACATTGCCATTTCCTCAATTTTTGACATATCGTCGTTTAGGCCTGGGATTATCAGATTTGTAATTTCCACATGAGTGTGACTGGATGATATCTCGATAGTCCTTTTTACATTCTCAAGTTTTCCCTTGCATATGCTTTTATAGAACCAGTCTCCACCTTTTAAGTCTATATTCATTGCATCTATATACGGCAAAAGCTCTTTTAACGGTTCCTCTTCAATATAGCCATTGGTCACAAGTACATTCTTAAGTCCGTGTTCTTTCGCAATTTTGGCTGTATTTAACACAAACTCATACCAGATAAGCGGCTCATTGTAAGTGTATGCTATCCCTATATTGTCCTTATAGCTTTCTGCTATTTTAATTATATCACTTATACTGCTGTTTTCCATAATGGGTACCTGCTGCGATAATTCCCAGTTCTGACAAAAGCTGCACTTAAAATTACAGCCAAAGGAAGAAATGGACAGGATAGATGAGCCGGGATAAAAGTGATAAAGAGGCTTTTTTTCGATAGGGTCCATCGAAATGGCAGAAATTTTCCCGTAGTTTAACGAATAGAGTCTCCCTCCGATGTTTTTTCTTGCCTTACAGGCCCCCACGCCTCCATCCACAATATGACAATGGACAGGGCAGAGATAACAATATACTCTCCCCCTGTCCTCTTTTTTATAATACATGGCTTCATTCATGCCTTACCACCTCAAACCGGTATAGCTCGTAGTCTTCATTGGGCACTATCCCCGCCTTACGCAACGCTATATTTATCTGTTCGTCTACAGAATCTACTCCCTCTAAATCTGGCAAAAGCACACCGGTCCTAAAGCCTTTTTTAACAATTACCCCGTATCGCTTAGGATCTAAAAAACTCCTGTCTTTTACTGGTTCTGGTTTGGAAAGAACGTCAACCGAGTATACTATTGCACTCAGTTCATCTTCAGTCACTGGATAAAACCGTGGATCCTCCGTACCGGCACTTACAGCATTGTGAATAATTTCTTCCGCTATATTTTTCCTCACAGGACTTATGGTACCTATACATCCTCTAAGTTCCCCTCCTTTTTTTAGAGAAACAAATGTACCTGCCCTTTTATTATACATTTCCTCTGGCAACCCTTCCGGCACAGGTATAATCATATGCCTGGTAATGTAATACTCTAAGCTTTGCTTTGCAAGGCGAACATATGGATCCATCTTTTTATCTGCCTCCATGCCATTATTCTTATAATCATCTTTCACAATAAATTCTGCAACACCGTATCCAACGCCAAATGGTCCCTCATGAGATATAATCCGTGGCACCACATTGATACTGTCCAATATACCAAGCATGATGAGTATAGACCTGAAGCCACACTCAGCTGCTTCTTCAATAAGACCTTTATCCATACCCAGGATATCATCAACCTTCATTTGACCCAGCAGCTCTAATATCCTTTCATCAAAAATTTTCCCTTTCGGGGTATACCCATTTGGAGAATTCATGGTGAGCTTGTGGGAAAGGTCGCCGCTGGCTATGACAACTACGTCATCTTCCAAGGATTTAATCACTTTTTGAATAATTGTACCAAACCGATAGAGTTCTTCAAACCTCAAAAACCCATAGGAGATGTGGACCAATTTAAACTTACTGTATTGTTTTGCCACAAAGTATAAAGGGACTATCGTTCCATGATCCAGTTCAAGGTCAAGGCTGTACCGTTCTGAAAGTTTTTCGTCTGCCTTAAGGCATCTTATGCCATGGCTGTTTGCCTCCTCTATAATCTTTTCTGCCATTACTATATTGTTTTCAAAAGACATATTAACATTATGTGCCCCAAAATAGCTGAGGTCTCCCAAGAGCTCTTGCATACCGTGTACGCATACCGCATCCCTGAATACATAGCCATGGGGTGAAATGATAAGGATTGTCTGCGGCTTTAAAGATGAAATTTTTTTCGATACCTCATCCATCGCATCAATAGTCTTCTGTATCCTTTTTTCTTCCCCCTTCCCAACCTCTGGAATAATAATGGGCGGATGAGGAGTCAAAAAGGAAGCAAGAACCTTACCCATAATGTAAACCTCCTTATTCTATCGTTTCAAAATATTTGTTTATCCCGAGATATATTGCCCAAGCTATCTTTTCTTGATACACATCATCAAGCAGGAGTCTATACTCATCTGGATTGGACATAAATCCGCATTCCACTATTACTGAAGGCATGTCTGTATTATTAAGCACATAGTAGCTGCTGGATGTTGCCGCCTGCCTTTTGTTCCCTCTATCCAGTATTTTTATCAACTGTTCTTGAATGCTCTCCGCTAATATTTTACCATTTTTTGAACCGGAATGGTAAAATGTTTGCGCTCCAAAATATTTTGATTGTGAAAAACTATTGAGATGTATGCTTACAAAAATATCCGCATTATTTTTTCTGGCTATTTCCATGCGTGCTTTCATATCGCTGCTTTTAGTCCTCCCCAAGGCATTATTATCATTTCTTGTAAGGACAGCCTTGCCTCCTGATTCATTTATTAACCTCTTCAATTTTTTTGCAATTTTCAGGTTTATTTCCGATTCTTTAGTGTAACCTATCGTCTTACCGGGGTCCCAACCACCATGACCCGGATCAATAACTATCACCTTTGATGTTGCTGGAAGGCTGAAGGTCGATATAGTCTGTGTCTTTATGTAAAATGTCGAAAGAATGATAAGGAAAAGTGATAGATATGTAGCGATTTTGATATCAGACAAGTACATATCTCCTTTCTTGAAATATTCCTATGGTAATTTTATGCTTGGTAGTAAACAAAATTGATATTGATACATAGCATATATTAGCAAGAAAGGAGGGAATTAAATTGATAACAAGAAGAATAACCTATATAGTAAGGCCTGGTGATACCCTGTTTTCTATTTCCAGAATGTTCAACGCATCCGTGGATGACATCGTCAGAGAAAACAATATTATAAACCCAGCGTTGATATACCCTGGAATGCAGCTTGTTATTCCTTTAAGAGGTGTATTGTATACCGTAAGGCCTGGCGATACGGTTTATGATATTGCCATGAGGTTTGGAGTACCCTATGAAGCCATAATCTATGCCAACAATCTGGTCTACCCATATGTGATATATCCAAATACTACTATATTTATCCCCGGTGGCAGAGAATCAGGTACGGATGGTATACCACCTCGCCCAAGCACACAGTACCCATTCCCACCTTATTATGGATATCCCTATCCACCATGCTATGGATATCCCATGCCATGCCCGCCATTTGGAGGATACCCGTTTCCTCAGCAACCGGCACCAATCCCCACGCCAACACCACCGTCTGTTCCCACAATGCCAGAACCAGGCGAATATTTCACCTATACTGTAAAACCAGGGGACACACTGTATGAGCTTGCAATGCTCTTTTGTACCACAGTAGACGCTATAGCAAGGGCTAACAATATCAAAGACCCCAATAAAATTGACGTTGGTCAAAGACTAAGAATTCCTGTATCGGAAGGGAGGCTCAGATATTATACTGTGAGGCCAGGTGACAGCCTTTATGAAATTGCAAAAAGATATAACACCACCATTGAATCCATTGCAAAGGCAAACGACATCGCAGACCCGGCAAAAATTTACCCCGGCCAGAGGCTTGTCATTATTGTCGGCTGCAAACCAGACCCATAAAGGATTCCTTTTTGTATTGGCTTATATATAAAAGGCGGCAACAGCCGCCCTTTATATGTTTATCTCCCTCAATATTTTATCTCTCAAAAAATTTGCATTTTTCTTTATATAGTTTGATTGCTTTCATTACCTAATCATAGGCCATAGTATCTTCATCAATCAGCTCTGTAAGGTGCTCCTTCAGCTCTTTACATTCGTTATAAGTATAATTGAGAAGGTTAATCCCCATTATCCCAAGAGATACTCCCAAACTTGAAGCCATGGCAGACACGTTATTCCTGGGCCTTGTATACTATACTGCCTCTTTTTATCACGGTATTTGAGAGGTTTACCCCTAGATGATAGGGGATGTAATTGAGGTTTGGGGCATCAAAGATAACCACATCACCAGCCTTCCCTTCTTCTATACTACCTATCAGTTCTCCCATACCAATTGCACAGGCTGCATTAAGTGTTGCAGCAGTCAATATCTCTTCGGGAGTCATTTTTAGTTTTATTGCCGCCATATTCATAACAAGCTGCATGGATTCTGTTGGTGAGCTGCCTGGGTTATAGTCTGTAGCCAGGGCAACTGCCATGCCCATCTCTATCATGTCCCTTGCCCTGGCAAATTTTTCTTCAAGGCTAAAGGATGTCACCGGGAGCAGGACAGCAATAACATCGGCTTCTTTCATCTTCATCAGACCTTCATCGGTTGATGCAAGCAGGTGGTCTGCGGAAACTGCTTTAAGCTCTGCAGCTAGTTCCGCACCGCCCATTGGATTTATCTCATCAGCGTGTATTTTAAGCCCTAAACCAAGTTCTCTCGCCCTCAATAGTATGTATTTAGAATCATTAATATCAAACACTCCTTCTTCACAGAACACATCGCAGTACCTGGCCAGGCCCTCTTCTGCCACTTTCGGCAGCATGTCTTCAACCACCAGGTGGACATATGCATCTTTGTCGCCCATGTATTCTTCTGGTACAGCATGGGCACCCATAAACGTAGGTACAATGTCTATTGGCTGGAGTGAATCCAGGTTATGAATAAGCCTTAGAAGCCTTAGTTCCTGTTCGGTATTTAGTCCATACCCGCTCTTTACCTCAGCCGTCGTCGTACCGTATTTGAGCATTCGCCTCAGCGATTTTAGTATTTGTGAGATTATAGCACCATCACTGGCTGAGCGTGTTGCTTTAACCGTACTTAAAATTCCTCCCCCATTCTTAAGGATTTCAAGATATGTCATACCATGCAGTTTCAATGCCATTTCATTCTCTCTTGAACCTGCATGGACAAGATGTGTATGAGGGTCTACAAGCCCTGGGGTTACAACTTTCCCTTCGGCATTTATTGTATTCTTTGCTTCTATCCTTGAGGATTCCCCCTCTGCCACCTCTACTATAATTCCATCATCAATGGCTATATATCCATTTTCTATTATCTGTATATCACCCATTTCTCTACCCTTTTTAGGGGTAGAACCAAGGGGTGTAGCTATTGTAGCACACTTTATAAGGGTGTCTACTTTCATGGCTTACACCTACTCATATATATAGTTTTCCAGTATTTGTTCGTTCCTAAAGCCATGAAGCTGCAAATAACTAACAGCGGTTTCTAACAGGGCCTCAGAAGGAACCAATCCAACTATCTCTGTCTCTGCTATGCTGACACCATATCTTGAAGCCTCAGCTTTAATCAATTCATAGACCCTGTGTAATGGAGTCTTTTTATAGTCAGTCATATTCATAGATACCTGCACCATCTTCTTATCCTCAAGATTAACCCCGACGGCCTTTACATATCTGAATCCTCCACTAGAGTTCCTCACAGCCCTTGCAATGTTCTTTGCTATGTCTAAATTCTGTGTGTTTAGGTTCACATTGAAGGCTATGAGCGGCGGCCTGGCCCCTACCGCTGTGACTCCGCTCTTTATGTTAACCTCTCTTGGTCCAAAGTCTGGTTCCCATCCTGGTTGTTTTATCTTATCAAAGAATCCCTCATACTGACCCTTACGTATATAGGCCAGGTCTTCTCTCTCCGGTTTTGTCGCAGCCGCCTCATAAAGATACACAGGAATATGAAGTTCTCCTCCTATTTTTCTGCCCAGTTCCTCTGCAAGCTCAATACATTCCTCCATTGTGACATCCTTCACCGGTACAAATGGTACCACATCAACTGCCCCCATCCGTGGATGTTCTCCAGTATGCTTTGACATATCAATAAGTTCTACTGCCCGTCTGCAGGCATTATATGCCGCCACAGCAACCTCTTCAGGTTCTCCAAGAAAGGTTACGACAGTCCTATTGTGGTTGTAGTCCGTTGAAACATCTATAAGCTTCACACCATCTATCTTTTTAATTTCTTCCACTATGGAATTTATCTTTGTCTTATTCCTTCCTTCGCTGAAATTTGGCACGCATCCGACCAGCCGCATTTTACAAGCCTCCTTTGCCTTTCTATATAAGACAATTTTACCACAATTTTTCTCCATACTGAACCAGGAAAACATTTTTCTTAGGTAAAAATAAGGGGGAAACTCCCCTTTATTCTCCCAGCATAGGTATCTTTATGCCTCTATGCCTTGCGGTCCTTACAGCTATATCATACCCGGCATCTGCATGTCTCATAACTCCGGTACCCGGGTCTGTGGTAAGGACATGTTCTAACCTCCATGCAGCCTCATCGGTACCATCAGCACATACGACCATTCCAGCATGAATGGAATATCCTATGCCTACACCGCCGCCATGATGTACTGATACCCATGTAGCGCCGGAAACTGCATTGAGAAGGGCATTTAATATGGGCCAGTCTGCTATGGCATCGCTGCCATCCTTCATTGCTTCTGTCTCCCTGTACGGAGAGGCTACAGAACCAGAATCTAAGTGGTCCCTGCCTATAACTATGGGTGCTTTAAGCTCGCCGTTTCTGACCATCTCGTTTATGGCCAGGCCGAACTTAGTCCTCTCTCCATAACCAAGCCAGCATATCCTGGCGGGTAATCCCTGGAAAGCCACCTTTTTTTCAGCCATCTTTATCCAGCGTGCCAAAGACTTATCCCCGGGGAATAGTTCTAATACTTTCTGGTCTGTCTTATATATATCTTCAGGATCTCCAGAAAGTGCTACCCACCTGAATGGCCCCTTGCCCTCACAGAAAAGGTCTCTGATGTACTCTGGAACATAACCAGGTATAT is part of the Calorimonas adulescens genome and harbors:
- a CDS encoding AAA family ATPase; translated protein: MKEKIEEVIKSVGKAIKGKRNVVELILTCLIGEGHILIEDIPGVGKTTMVKAISKSLGLSFNRLQFTPDVLPTDITGLNIYNQATREFRFIKGPVFTNILLADEINRATPKTQSSLLEVMEEKQVTVDGTLYRVPYPFMVLATQNPIEFEGTYTLPESQMDRFMMKISMGYPQRSEEREIIEEYMVRDPLDEIEPVLSSEDLENMIIESKTVYMSDEVEEYILDIVDGTRKNDFISLGVSPRGALQLAKASRAYAYIKGRDYVIPDDVKKMSLYVLPHRVLTKTVKFDRIGAKGVIEEILRNVKVPRGEVHV
- the amrS gene encoding AmmeMemoRadiSam system radical SAM enzyme, which encodes MNEAMYYKKEDRGRVYCYLCPVHCHIVDGGVGACKARKNIGGRLYSLNYGKISAISMDPIEKKPLYHFYPGSSILSISSFGCNFKCSFCQNWELSQQVPIMENSSISDIIKIAESYKDNIGIAYTYNEPLIWYEFVLNTAKIAKEHGLKNVLVTNGYIEEEPLKELLPYIDAMNIDLKGGDWFYKSICKGKLENVKRTIEISSSHTHVEITNLIIPGLNDDMSKIEEMAMWLSSISKDMPLHFSRYFPQYRMEKPPTPVETIMEAKKIASRYLNYVYVGNVFGSDQNTYCPVCRSIIVERGYRTRVVGFEKGVCKNCGYKINIILRED
- the amrA gene encoding AmmeMemoRadiSam system protein A, with translation MGKVLASFLTPHPPIIIPEVGKGEEKRIQKTIDAMDEVSKKISSLKPQTILIISPHGYVFRDAVCVHGMQELLGDLSYFGAHNVNMSFENNIVMAEKIIEEANSHGIRCLKADEKLSERYSLDLELDHGTIVPLYFVAKQYSKFKLVHISYGFLRFEELYRFGTIIQKVIKSLEDDVVVIASGDLSHKLTMNSPNGYTPKGKIFDERILELLGQMKVDDILGMDKGLIEEAAECGFRSILIMLGILDSINVVPRIISHEGPFGVGYGVAEFIVKDDYKNNGMEADKKMDPYVRLAKQSLEYYITRHMIIPVPEGLPEEMYNKRAGTFVSLKKGGELRGCIGTISPVRKNIAEEIIHNAVSAGTEDPRFYPVTEDELSAIVYSVDVLSKPEPVKDRSFLDPKRYGVIVKKGFRTGVLLPDLEGVDSVDEQINIALRKAGIVPNEDYELYRFEVVRHE
- a CDS encoding N-acetylmuramoyl-L-alanine amidase, whose protein sequence is MSDIKIATYLSLFLIILSTFYIKTQTISTFSLPATSKVIVIDPGHGGWDPGKTIGYTKESEINLKIAKKLKRLINESGGKAVLTRNDNNALGRTKSSDMKARMEIARKNNADIFVSIHLNSFSQSKYFGAQTFYHSGSKNGKILAESIQEQLIKILDRGNKRQAATSSSYYVLNNTDMPSVIVECGFMSNPDEYRLLLDDVYQEKIAWAIYLGINKYFETIE
- a CDS encoding LysM peptidoglycan-binding domain-containing protein, giving the protein MITRRITYIVRPGDTLFSISRMFNASVDDIVRENNIINPALIYPGMQLVIPLRGVLYTVRPGDTVYDIAMRFGVPYEAIIYANNLVYPYVIYPNTTIFIPGGRESGTDGIPPRPSTQYPFPPYYGYPYPPCYGYPMPCPPFGGYPFPQQPAPIPTPTPPSVPTMPEPGEYFTYTVKPGDTLYELAMLFCTTVDAIARANNIKDPNKIDVGQRLRIPVSEGRLRYYTVRPGDSLYEIAKRYNTTIESIAKANDIADPAKIYPGQRLVIIVGCKPDP
- the hutI gene encoding imidazolonepropionase, translated to MKVDTLIKCATIATPLGSTPKKGREMGDIQIIENGYIAIDDGIIVEVAEGESSRIEAKNTINAEGKVVTPGLVDPHTHLVHAGSRENEMALKLHGMTYLEILKNGGGILSTVKATRSASDGAIISQILKSLRRMLKYGTTTAEVKSGYGLNTEQELRLLRLIHNLDSLQPIDIVPTFMGAHAVPEEYMGDKDAYVHLVVEDMLPKVAEEGLARYCDVFCEEGVFDINDSKYILLRARELGLGLKIHADEINPMGGAELAAELKAVSADHLLASTDEGLMKMKEADVIAVLLPVTSFSLEEKFARARDMIEMGMAVALATDYNPGSSPTESMQLVMNMAAIKLKMTPEEILTAATLNAACAIGMGELIGSIEEGKAGDVVIFDAPNLNYIPYHLGVNLSNTVIKRGSIVYKAQE
- the ftcD gene encoding glutamate formimidoyltransferase is translated as MRLVGCVPNFSEGRNKTKINSIVEEIKKIDGVKLIDVSTDYNHNRTVVTFLGEPEEVAVAAYNACRRAVELIDMSKHTGEHPRMGAVDVVPFVPVKDVTMEECIELAEELGRKIGGELHIPVYLYEAAATKPEREDLAYIRKGQYEGFFDKIKQPGWEPDFGPREVNIKSGVTAVGARPPLIAFNVNLNTQNLDIAKNIARAVRNSSGGFRYVKAVGVNLEDKKMVQVSMNMTDYKKTPLHRVYELIKAEASRYGVSIAETEIVGLVPSEALLETAVSYLQLHGFRNEQILENYIYE